The following proteins come from a genomic window of Acanthopagrus latus isolate v.2019 chromosome 5, fAcaLat1.1, whole genome shotgun sequence:
- the ostf1 gene encoding osteoclast-stimulating factor 1 — MSKPPPKPAKPGQVKVFRALFTFDPRTPDELYFEEGDYLYISDTSDSNWWKGTCKGRTGLIPSNYVAEQAESVDNPMHEAAKRGNLSWLRECLDNKVGINGLDKAGNTALYWGCHGGHRDVVELLLSQSNVELNQQNKLGDTPLHAAAWKGYSDIVEMLLTKNPRTDIRNNENKLALDMATNAQCASLLKRKQGNNITRTHSNAEEYLDDEDSD; from the exons ATGTCGAAGCCTCCTCCCAAGCCGGCCAAGCCAG GCCAAGTAAAGGTGTTCAGAGCGTTGTTCACCTTTGACCCCAGAACG CCGGACGAGCTGTACTTTGAAGAGGGAGACTACTTGTACATCTCCGACACG AGTGACAGTAATTGGTGGAAGGGGACGTGCAAAGGAAGGACGGGGCTAATTCCAAGTAACTATG tgGCCGAGCAAGCAGAGTCTGTCGACAATCCAATGCACGAAGCAGCCAAACGAG GTAATCTGAGCTGGCTGAGGGAATGTTTGGATAACAAGGTTGGAATCAACGGGCTGGATAAGGCTGGAAACACTGCTCTCTACTGGGGATGCCACGGAGGACATAGAG atGTGGTGGAGCTGTTGCTAAGCCAGTCCAACGTGGAGCTCAACCAGCAG AATAAACTTGGGGACACTCCTCTGCACGCTGCAGCCTGGAAAGGTTACTCTGACATTGTGGAAATGTTGCTAACCAAGA atccGAGGACGGACATCAGGAACAACGAGAACAAGCTGGCTCTGGACATGGCCACCAACGCCCAGTGTGCCTCACTTCTCAAGAGGAAGCAGGGAAACA ACATCACCCGCACACACAGCAACGCTGAAGAGTATTTGGACGACGAGGACTCGGACTGA
- the mapkapk5 gene encoding MAP kinase-activated protein kinase 5 encodes MSEDNNADKFIKETSILDEYNINWTQKLGAGISGPVRVCVKKSTQERLALKILIDRPKARNEVRLHMMCANHPNIVQILEVYANSVQFPHESSPRARLLIVMEMMEGGELFHRISQHRHFTEKMASQVTKQISQALEHCHSLNIAHRDLKPENLLFKDNSLDAPVKLCDFGFAKIDQGDLMTPQFTPYYVAPQVLEAQRRHQKEKSGIIPTSPTPYTYNKSCDLWSLGVIIYVMLCGYPPFYSKHHSRTIPKDMRKKIMTGSFDFPEDEWSQISEMAKDIVRKLLKVKPEERLTIEGVLAHPWLNCTEALDNVLPSAQMMMDKAVVAGIQQAHAEQLANMRIQDLNVSLKPLNSVNNPILRKRKLLGPKPSDGFFIHDPENGGEDSNVAVEKLRDVIAQCILPQAGENEDEKLNEVMYEAWRFNRDCKLLRDGLQGLSWDGRAFSDKVDRLKLAEIVKQAIEEKTNLEESH; translated from the exons ATGTCGGAGGATAACAACGCAGACAAGTTCATCAAG GAGACCTCCATTCTAGATGAGTACAACATTAACTGGACACAGAAGTTGGGAGCCGGCATCAGTGGACCTGTCAG aGTTTGTGTGAAGAAGTCAACTCAGGAACGTCTGGCCCTGAAGATCCTCATTGATCGCCCCAAGGCCAGAAATGAG GTGCGTCTTCATATGATGTGTGCCAACCACCCAAACATAGTGCAAATCCTGGAGGTTTACGCCAACAGTGTCCAGTTCCCACACGAGTCCAGCCCGAG agCGAGGCTCCTGATCGTCATGGAGATGATGGAAGGCGGTGAACTGTTCCACAGAATCAGTCAGCACAGGCACTTTACTGAAAAGATGGCCAGCCAGGTCACTAAACAG atcAGTCAAGCCTTGGAACATTGTCACTCCCTAAATATTGCACATCGCGACCTGAAGCCAGAGAACCTACTCTTCAAAGATAACTCTCTG GATGCACCTGTGAAGTTGTGTGACTTTGGCTTTGCCAAAATTGATCAAGGAGACTTGATGACCCCTCAGTTCACTCCCTACTACGTAGCACCTCAG GTACTTGAGGCTCAAAGAAGACACCAGAAGGAAAAGTCTGGAATTATACCTACCTCACCCACTCCTTATACCTATAACAAG AGCTGTGACTTGTGGTCTCTCGGTGTGATTATCTACGTGATGCTGTGCGGCTATCCTCCGTTCTACTCAAAGCACCACAGTCGCACCATCCCGAAGGACATGAGGAAGAAGATCATGACAGGCAGCTTCGACTTCCCTGAAGATGAGTGGAGCCAGATCTCTGAGATGGCCAAGGACATCGTACGCAA gctgctgaAGGTGAAGCCAGAGGAGAGGCTGACTATCGAGGGAGTCTTGGCTCACCCTTGGCTAAACTGCACCGAAGCCCTCGATAACGTGCTGCCCTCTGCCCAGATGATGATGGATAAG GCGGTAGTCGCAGGAATCCAGCAGGCCCACGCAGAGCAGTTGGCCAACATGAGAATTCAGGATCTGAACGTCAGCCTGAAGCCCCTAAACTCTGTCAACAACCCAATCCTCAGGAAGCGGAAACTACTAGG CCCGAAGCCCAGTGACGGTTTCTTCATTCATGACCCAGAGAACGGAGGGGAAGACTCAAACGTAGCGGTGGAGAAATTACGAGatgtcattgcacagtgtatACTACCACAAGCTG gagAGAACGAGGATGAAAAGCTGAATGAGGTGATGTATGAAGCCTGGAGGTTTAACAGAGACTGTAAACTGCTGAGAGACGGCCTGCAGGGCCTCAGCTGGGACG GTCGAGCCTTCTCCGATAAAGTCGACCGCCTGAAGTTGGCTGAAATAGTGAAACAGGCCATCGAAGAGAAAACGAATCTTGAAGAATCTCATTAG